One part of the Rutidosis leptorrhynchoides isolate AG116_Rl617_1_P2 chromosome 1, CSIRO_AGI_Rlap_v1, whole genome shotgun sequence genome encodes these proteins:
- the LOC139871843 gene encoding multiple RNA-binding domain-containing protein 1, whose translation MSRLCVKNLPKHATEDRLREYFSQKGEVTDAKLMRTSDGKSRQFGFVGFRTEKEAAEALKFFNGSFMDTYRITCEIARKVGDQEMPRPWSRHSLQKQKNASVEKKESVPSVTKRRKGTTEVNNDADDSDPQLQEFLQVMQPRSKSKLWSNDMLEAAQGKDGNKQVKVEKEGKKKLKSKSAKLTETDGVERDKTVSDMDYFKSRVKKEWSDSDDDDDDDSMDDDDSHKKHEIQPKTEVEGIEIANETDDVDEPLSSLEDEDDVLQTGRLYVRNLPYTATEDDLREHFSQFGKVAQAHLVLDKDTKRSKGFAYILYVLPESAARALEALDNSIFQGRLLHVMPAKHKIVPVKKDEFADQSKTFKQQREEKKKKAEVSGDTRAWNSLFVRSDTVVESIARELGISKSEFLDREAPDLASRIALGESKVIADTKKALTNAGVNVTSLENIAKSKGLKRSNHVILVKNLPYGSTETELASMFGKFGNIDKIILPSTKTLGLVVFLEPSQARAAFTHLAYRRYKDTLLYLEWAPDDIFSEDQTAVTGEKEASFIGEHEKKRALLEQELEVTTDVDIDTEQNESRSLYVKNLNFKTTDEGLKKHFVDHVKEGKLRSVRIKKHEKNGKHVSMGFGFLEFDTVDTAVHVCRDLQGTVLDGHALILELCRAKNNERGKAKVSDDLSSTKLIVRNVAFEATAKDLRQLFNPFGQIKSLRLPPRMGKHRGFAFVEYVTKQETKNALQALSNTHLYGRHLVLERAKEGESLEELRDRTAAKFVDETNGYQNLTKRSLKRKQFDM comes from the exons AT GTCTCGACTATGTGTGAAAAATTTGCCAAAGCATGCAACCGAAGACCGCCTCCGAGAATATTTTTCTCAAAAAGGAGAAGTTACAGATGCCAAGCTTATGCGAACGAG TGATGGTAAGAGCAGACAATTTGGCTTTGTTGGATTCCGGACTGAGAAAGAAGCTGCAGAAGCTCTCAAGTTCTTCAATGGCTCGTTCATGGATACTTACAGGATTACTTGTGAG ATTGCTCGAAAAGTGGGTGATCAAGAAATGCCACGTCCATGGAGTCGGCATTCTTTACAGAAACAAAAGAACGCGTCAGTGGAGAAAAAAGAATCTGTTCCTTCTGTAACTAAAAGACGAAAAGGTACGACAGAGGTGAATAATGACGCAGACGATAGCGACCCACAGCTTCAGGAGTTTCTTCAGGTCATGCAACCTCGTAGTAAGTCAAAGTTATGGTCAAACGATATGTTGGAAGCCGCCCAAGGAAAAGATGGTAACAAGCAAGTTAAAGTAGAAAAAGAAGGCAAAAAGAAATTAAAGTCAAAATCTGCCAAGTTGACTGAAACTGATGGTGTGGAACGTGATAAAACTGTGTCAGATATGGATTACTTTAAAAGCAGGGTAAAGAAAGAATGGTCGGattcagatgatgatgatgatgatgatagtatggACGATGATGACAGTCACAAAAAACATGAAATTCAGCCTAAAACAGAAGTCGAAGGGATTGAAATAGCTAATGAAACGGACGATGTAGATGAACCATTATCAAGTTTAGAAGATGAAGATGACGTTCTACAAACGGGTCGTCTCTATGTTAGAAATCTGCCGTACACTGCTAC GGAAGATGATTTACGTGAGCATTTCAGCCAGTTTGGCAAAGTAGCACAGGCCCATCTGGTACTTGATAAAGATACAAAAAGATCAAAAGGATTTGCTTATATTCTTTATGTACTCCCAGAATCTGCAGCCAG GGCATTAGAAGCTCTTGACAATTCTATTTTTCAAGGCAGACTCCTGCATGTTATGCCAGCTAAGCATAAAATTGTTCCTGTGAAAAAAGA TGAATTTGCCGATCAGTCTAAGACATTCAAGCAACAGAGAGAAGAAAAAAAGAAGAAAGCTGAAGTTAGTGGAGATACAAGAGCATGGAACAGTTTATTTGTTAGATCAGATACT GTTGTTGAAAGTATTGCAAGGGAACTTGGTATAAGTAAAAGTGAATTTTTAGACCGTGAAGCTCCAGATTTAGCATCGCGTATCGCACTCGGAGAAAGTAAAGTGATAGCAGACACCAAAAAGGCTCTAACGAACGCTGGTGTTAACGTGACTTCTTTAGAAAATATTGCTAAATCTAAGGGTTTAAAAAGGAGTAACCATGTGATACTCGTTAAAAATCTCCCGTATGGTTCTACTGAAACTGAATTGGCTAGTATGTTCGGTAAATTTGGAAATATTGATAAAATTATTCTCCCTTCAACCAAAACCCTTGGTTTG GTTGTATTTCTTGAACCTAGTCAGGCTCGGGCAGCATTTACACATTTAGCGTACAGGCGCTACAA AGATACTCTATTGTATTTGGAGTGGGCCCCGGACGACATTTTTAGTGAAGACCAGACAGCTGTAACTGGGGAAAAAGAAGCTTCCTTTATAGGGGAACACGAAAAGAAGCGAGCGTTACTAGAACAAGAATTGGAAGTAACAACAGACGTTGATATTGATACTGAACAAAATGAG TCACGATCGTTATATGTCAAGAATTTGAATTTTAAAACAACTGACGAAGGTTTGAAGAAACATTTTGTCGACCATGTAAAGGAAGGAAAGCTCCGTAGCGTTAGG atAAAGAAGCACGAGAAAAATGGGAAACACGTCTCGATGGGTTTTGGATTTTTGGAGTTCGATACTGTGGATACAGCTGTACATGTTTGCAGAGATTTGCAG GGAACGGTTTTGGATGGGCATGCTCTCATATTAGAATTATGCCGCGCTAAAAACAATGAGAGGGGAAAAGCGAAAGTTAGCGATGATCTAAGTTCAACAAAGTTGATTGTAAGAAATGTAGCTTTTGAGGCTACCGCGAAAGATTTGCGGCAATTATTTAATCCGTTTGGTCAG ATAAAGAGTTTAAGGCTTCCACCGAGGATGGGGAAACATAGAGGATTTGCTTTTGTTGAGTATGTAACCAAGCAAGAGACAAAGAACGCCCTTCAAGCTTTATCAAATACGCATTTATACGGTCGTCATCTG GTTTTGGAGAGAGCGAAAGAAGGGGAAAGTTTAGAAGAGTTGCGTGATCGAACTGCTGCAAAGTTTGTTGATGAGACCAATGGCTATCAGAATCTGACTAAACGATCTTTAAAGAGGAAACAATTTGATATGTAG